From Schistocerca piceifrons isolate TAMUIC-IGC-003096 unplaced genomic scaffold, iqSchPice1.1 HiC_scaffold_1872, whole genome shotgun sequence:
tgctggtgACTGACTTCTGGAGCTGTAACAGGAACAAAGAGCTTTGAGTTACCATTTGCCAGTTTGCTCTTAAGGGCTGTAACTGTACCATCATTTTAAGTGAAAGGTGAAATTTGCCAAATGTGTATCCAAACCACtagtaccttattcttcaagtttcccattttataactgtgacatctgctgctggtgGCGGTTTTCTGGAGCTATAACTGGAACAAAGTTCTATGTGTTACTGACTGCCAAACTACATTACACACTTCAAATGTACCTGCATTTTAAGTGGAAGTTGAATTTCCCACACATGTATCCAAACCACtagtaccttattcttcaagtttcccattttataactgtgtgacatctgctgctggtgACTGACTTCTGGAGCTGTAACAGGAACAAAGAGCTTTGAGTTACCACTTGCCAGTTTACTCTTAAGGAGTGTAACTGTACCTTCATTTTACGTGAAAGGTGAAATTTGCCAAATGTGTATCCAAACCATtagtaccttattcttcaagtttcccattttataactgtgtgacatctgctgctggtgACTGACTTCTGGAGCTGTAACAGGAACAAAGAGCTTTGAGTTACCATTTGCCAGTTTGCTCTTAAGGACTGTAACTGTACCTTCATTTTAAGTGAAAGGTGAAATTTGCCAAATGTGTATCCAAACCATtagtaccttattcttcaagtttcccattttataactgtgtgacatctgctgctggtgACTGACTTCTGGAGCTGTAACAGGAACAAAGAGCTTTGAGTTACCATTTGCCAGTTTGCTCTTAAGGGCTGTAACTGTACCATCATTTTAAGTGAAAGGTGAAATTTGCCAAATGTGTATCCAAACCACtagtaccttattcttcaagtttcccattttataactgtgacatctgctgctggtgGCGGTTTTCTGGAGCTATAACTGGAACAAAGTTCTATGTGTTACTGACTGCCAAACTACATTACACACTTCAAATGTACCTGCATTTTAAGTGGAAGTTGAATTTCCCACACATGTATCCAAACCACtagtaccttattcttcaagtttcccattttataactgtgtgacatctgctgctggtgACTGACTTCTGGAGCTGTAACAGGAACAAAGAGCTTTGAGTTACCACTTGCCAGTTTACTCTTAAGGAGTGTAACTGTACCTTCATTTTACGTGAAAGGTGAAATTTGCCAAATGTGTATCCAAACCATtagtaccttattcttcaagtttcccattttataactgtgtgacatctgctgctggtgACTGACTTCTGGAGCTGTAACAGGAACAAAGAGCTTTGAGTTACCATTTGCCAGTTTGCTCTTAAGGACTGTAACTGTACCTTCATTTTAAGTGAAAGGTGAAATTTGCCAAATGTGTATCCAAACCATtagtaccttattcttcaagtttcccattttataactgtgtgacatctgctgctggtgACTGACTTCTGGAGCTATAACTGGAACAAAGTGCTCTGACTTACTGACTGACAATATACATTACACTTCAACACAAAACCACTAGTACTCTTTTAATGTAGCATAACAAATATATGCTATGCCGTACAGTTATATCTCCATTTTAAGGGAGAGATTAAATATGCCAAAAATGTACCCAAACTAGAATTACCTTACTGTTATAATATCCCAAGTATTAAACTGAGACTCATCTGCTGGTGTTGGTGTGCCTCTCGAATCCACTACTGAAACAAACATCTAAGATAAGAaaaccatattttgggaccagtaatctctcattaaatacaataaataacaCGTACCCTGTAACAGGAAATTCAGGAGTTAGTACTGTTCATATTTAGAAATATAAGTTTTTCAACTTTGGACGCCTTCAGCCGTGTTCGCCTTTTATTTataatgataccagttttagaaaatattctttcgCACGGCACAGAAGTTGCCACTATATTGAACTTTTCCCTCACCACTTTAGCAATATGTGGGAAAATATATTGATTTTCACGCCACCATGCCAGTGGATCCTCACTTCTACTAATAACTGGGCTGTCCATGTACCTTTGTACTTCCACAATAGCAGCTGACTGAGGAGTGCCCTGGGGCTGTGTTGATTTTACAATTGCATCATAGACACCCCATACTGACAAGGGATCAGTGGTGGTTGAAGTTGACACAGTTTCATGGCTCTGGCCTGTGTTTGTCAGTCTTCTGTCACCCATCTTTTGTGCTACTAGTTCAATAAGCTGTTTCTTTGCATTATCTGCTGCAACTCGGCTTTCAAACACAAGAGATTTAAACCGTGGATCTAGTAGAGTGGCTACTCCTATAGATTTGCTCATCTCTACATTGTGGAAACGGTCCTTCAGGCCTTTTGTTAATTCTTCAATGATAGTCCTTGTCACACTGTTAAATGGCcgtttcaaaagttctgcacacaCTGATAATAATCCCCTTGTCAGAACAATAACCTGAAAATTGGAATAAGTTCAATGTAACACAAACAGTACAgtatctcagaaatgattatgccaTAATACCACAGCTAACATTTTAGCAAGAAAAAAAGCTGCTTAACTTACTTGGCTGCCAGTAGGATATGACTCAGCACTAAGCTGTGTTGAAACCTGTGCAAATGGCTTCAACACAGAGCAGAGTTCTGAGCAGATGTTCCATTCCTCGTCGGTAAGTTGTTCAAAATCAACTGTGAATAGTACAAGTGAAGTCTTCACTGCATCTTTAATTTCAACTATTCGCTCCAACATATACAGAGTAGAGTTCCACCTTGTTGGCACCTCCTGCACCAGTTTTTTAACATGACCTGCCCCATTATTTTGTTGGTATGTCAGCAGTCTTTCTGTTGCCTTGCAGCTTCTCTTGAAGAATGCTACAATAGTTTTCACTTTCTGCTGAATTGACACAAAATGTTTTAGTGCATTCTGAACAATAAGATTCAATGTATGTGCATAGCAcccaaagtgtttccactgtaaaaTGGATACTGCATTTTTAATATTTGGTGCATTATCCGTCACAACCAGCAAAACTTTGTCTGTCAGCCTGAAGTTATCTGTCGTGCCTATTAGAGATGCCGACAGATTTGGAGCAGTATGTGCACCAGACAATTGGGAACATCCTAACAACACCGATTGCAAGGTGAAATCTTCAGACACAAAATGCCCTGTCACCGCCATGTAACCTTCATTTGCTGCCGATGTCCAGCAATCTGTGGTCAAACAAACTGTCTTCGCAGCTGACAGTTTGTCTACCACTTTCTCCTTTGCTGCTGTGTATGCTGCTTGCAGCATTACATCTGAAATATGCTTCCTGCTTGGTAACTCATAACCAGGATTAAGGGCCCGCACAAAACCCCGAATCTTCAACGACTGAAAATGGTTGGAAGTCTTTAGTGAACAGCTGAAGAAGTTGCTCATCTATCTTCTTTTTCTGATTCACTCCGATCCTTTTGGAGAGGTACGATGTCATAGAACTTTGAACACCTTGCTGCATTGAGGGGGCTGGAGCAGCTCGCTCCTCTTCCACACTACTGGTGCCAAGGATCACCTCTACAGGAAGGGATTCACCTAGAGAAAAATAggtttcatatcagcataagcacaaTAGAAATGATGCCATATTTTTGGTGATATATATTACATTGTTTGCGTACAGTATTCTACATGGTACTTGCGGCTTGAATATTTACTTCATGCAAGTTGACAATTGACTCAGTTTTAGTAATGACTATAGCTTCAAGTTTCTTCTTTAATCCTAGCAACACcaacacattttcattttcaataatgtGTATTGGGGGGAAGGGAGGGTACTGTATTTCCACCCTAAAAAATATCTTAATTGTTGTTGACATATcatattttaaacaaatactgaTGTATAAGTAGGGCCCTGAACTTCAAAATATTCAATATGACTGTCACTGTGGAAAGTCACATGTACTATTAATGTgtcaaatttttgggttaagtttcaccacaaaatttaaaacatttatggaattcaGTTGAAGACTCCATTAAAAACAATTatccttttcaaaattttaaaatatgaaacggTATCTaattctctcccctccccccccccccccacgggcaTCGTCAGGGTTACAAACAAATGATACACAGGAATGAGTGCTGATACAATCCGCTATCCGATTAGTTACTAATAATTGCGAGACGACAGTTCATATATCACACAGTGGAATTTTATTAGCACTATCGTTATTACACCTGTAACAATAACTTCGAATTAAATAATTAAGTATTCCGGCACCATATGCAACATAATTTAATGTTTGAAAATGTCAAGGCAAACAGGTGCGGTGGTATCGACAGCTTAAGTAGTCACGACAAATGAAAACTTACGTGTAAAAATGCACAAAGCACCACACTGTATAGCATGCTCTtatcttaaaaaaattaataaaataaaaaaataaatgattatgCATGCACTGAAATAACCGTAAttgcaataaatatattttttcattacTCACCCAAATCTAGCTCCGAAGGTCTTTGTGAAGAGAAATCCACAATTAAATGTGATTTCTGGAGATGTTTCTTTAAATTCGTCGTCGTCGATTTGTACGATAATTTCTTACCGCACAAAGTACATTTCGCAAACTCTCGATCAAGAATTTCGAAATATGACCACATTTCGCTTGTCCTCGACCTCTTCATGTTGGCAACTATTGGTAGTAAGCAACAACACAAAGAAAAACAAGAACGCAGAACGAAAGTCAATACCCTCTAACGCAACCAAAGGCCGGAAAGAGAGTGACACCTGTTCCAGTGTTCCGGAACACCAAGAATTGCAGAGAAATGAGACAATAGATTCCCGTTATTTGCCATCCCCTCTCCCCGATGGcccagtacgaaaatatttgttcgctccagttactaccgtctctggaaatatcaccgggatctacgacctttaactgaagtcaccgagtcaggaacgtctagacacacagttattccgttaccaacttccaggttatctgtggtggtagcccgataactgccagagaACTAGAACtgcgagccaataacgataacgtCGATAACTGTCAGAGCAGAGGAGaataccgatctctgacagttatttccatagtcgctcgaattccttagtaactCTCCTTGTACTACCcctccaagctaaattaacacgtaaggcggtggctcaAGGTATCGactgtacttgttaatgcctgtactgcagctcctatcagccacggctcggacattaactttatttaattgtttatactaaaagtaacgaaggcccacgaaatagtacacagttcctatcaacagatggcgcgcagtctcacagttattcccatggtctatagaacgccttccaaatgcgcagtacgatcttcggtcaacagatggcgcgaggcactgttgacactaaacagttattgaaataactgccagaatcagaggaacggttatcgcagtaaccgttacttctcagtaaccggttatttctatcagttacgttattttttgcccaCCTCTAGTGTCCAGTGTGACGTTCTGCGTTGAGATTTCGTGCTGCTGTTTCTGCGCCAAGAATTTCTTCTGCTACACCCACACCCTTAATAAGGTAAGGACGACTGTTTTCATGCGTTCCCAcagtattgaattattttctttgttttcttttggtttgtttctGCAAAGTCACGGTAGCTGTAAGGTTTCATTTACGTTCACTATGGAGACTATCGCTTATAAAGCAAACCGCGTTCGGTTATTACGCTCTCAAAATACTAACGAATTTCGTATTACAAATCTTGATATTTTAAAGTCGTACCGACATTCCTATTAATTCTGCTGTTCTACGGAGTTTAGGCATGAGAGAAAAGCATAAGCTGGCACGAGATTTCTACTCGTATTCGcgccattttgttgaatttttttcccCCGAAATGTAGGTTCGTATTTGTGCACATGTGATCCATAAACGGATTATTCTGATTGTTAGGAATAACAGAACAGAATGATGGAACACTGCTTGTGCAAGTAGATGAGGTGCTATGGCAACTTGGACTATAGAGGAATTAAAGAATTACTTTCCGTCAGGATAGTGCGTAGACCTTGGGACAGTCTGATCCTACTCCTAATGGCTTGAAATCAAACCAAGCGAGACGCATTTTGACAGTTCAATAGTGGAGCATTGAATCGGATATTTCCCGAAGCAGTCAGCTCCACGAAaactgccgaatttagtacaactaaTCTGTTCgcgtctttcccccagtcctgcatTAGCAATCGTCAGCACGTTAAGTCACGCAAATGTGCTGTAGTACAGAACGCTGTTCCATTGAATTTCGATATTTTCAATTTTCTAGAGCAATGTTTTTGGTGACAAGGTAGTCTGTTGGTAGTCAGTAAGACAGATAATGTTACCCTCCATTTCGTCTTTGTTCTATATGTGTAAGTGCAGAAATGAATGAATTATTACGTTGACCTAAAATTGATCCTCTTGCTAGAAAAGTTGTCAAAATTCCCGGCGTTAGGGGCTTAGTCTTCACTTCTGTTAATAGTCGTGCATCTCCAGGCAGTGACTGTGCAGTACACTTACCAAAAAAGTAGTCGGTTTTCTGATAAGGGGTATCTGGAAGAGTGAAGCAGTACCCCACGTAAAGGACCAGTACTGAAACATTTTTGCAGTAAAACCAGCCATCCTCAGAATCCTTTCTGACAAGTGTTTGTCATTGCTCAGAACGATATCAAAATACAGAGTATCAGTTACAAATCGCACTGCAGAACTCAACTATTATACATATTCTTGATGGAACAGTCCATAGCTGTACTTTCGGTTCATAGCGTGCACGTTGGACACTACGAACAGGCAGTTCACCTGTGGACTGTCTTCCACACTCTTTGCTCCGGTGTTCAGAGTTCGTGGCTTCTGCGTGCTGTTGACTTGTGTAGACTGCGTACAAAAATCTCGTTcagcccccccgccccccactcaACCCTCACACGGT
This genomic window contains:
- the LOC124741136 gene encoding E3 SUMO-protein ligase ZBED1-like — encoded protein: MSNFFSCSLKTSNHFQSLKIRGFVRALNPGYELPSRKHISDVMLQAAYTAAKEKVVDKLSAAKTVCLTTDCWTSAANEGYMAVTGHFVSEDFTLQSVLLGCSQLSGAHTAPNLSASLIGTTDNFRLTDKVLLVVTDNAPNIKNAVSILQWKHFGCYAHTLNLIVQNALKHFVSIQQKVKTIVAFFKRSCKATERLLTYQQNNGAGHVKKLVQEVPTRWNSTLYMLERIVEIKDAVKTSLVLFTVDFEQLTDEEWNICSELCSVLKPFAQVSTQLSAESYPTGSQVIVLTRGLLSVCAELLKRPFNSVTRTIIEELTKGLKDRFHNVEMSKSIGVATLLDPRFKSLVFESRVAADNAKKQLIELVAQKMGDRRLTNTGQSHETVSTSTTTDPLSVWGVYDAIVKSTQPQGTPQSAAIVEVQSGEGKVQYSGNFCAVRKNIF